Genomic DNA from Cucurbita pepo subsp. pepo cultivar mu-cu-16 chromosome LG13, ASM280686v2, whole genome shotgun sequence:
ttgttataatttatttttaaaatatgtaataattgtgtaaatttttataataagatatataaaaattaaaataaaaactttatcaaatagaaattaaattaaaaaaaataaaaataatgtgatgtcccacattgtttggggaggagaacaaaccacagTTTCTTTcgcaaacacattttaaaatctaatcttgaagggaagcctaaagtgaaaaactaaagaggataatattggTGGATtagggctgttacaaatggtatcgatCTTCTCGCTgtttcccgaagggggtagacacgaggcgagGCGATGTGCTAGGTAAGGACCCTGATccggggtggattgtgataatTGGTTGGGAGGGGAACAAACcacatttataaaggtgtggaaaccttcccctaacgcgttttaaagccttgagggaaagcccgaagtAAACCCAAAAAGGTTGGTTGGGAGGGGAACAAACCACATTTATAAGGGTAAAGCCtggagggaaagcccgaagtAAACCCAAAAAGGTGGTTGGGAGGGGAACAAACtacatttataagggtgtggaaaccttcccaaGTAAACCCAAAAAGGTGGTTGGGAGGGGAACAaacgtgtggaaaccttcccaaGTAAACCCAAAAAGGTGGTTGGGAGGGGAACAAACcacatttataagggtgtggaaacttcccctaacagacgcgttttaaagccttgagggaaaacaaACCACAttgataagggtgtggaaacctttccctaacagacgcgttttaaagccttgagggaaaacaaACCACAttgataagggtgtggaaacctttccctaacagacgcgttttaaagccttgagggaaaacaaACCACAttgataagggtgtggaaacctttccctaacagacgcgttttaaagccttgagggaaaacaaACCACAttgataagggtgtggaaacctttccctaacagacgcgttttaaagccttgagggaaaacaaACCACAttgataagggtgtggaaaccttcccctaacagaccgttttaaagccttgaggaaaGCCCGAAgtaaacccaaaaaggacaatatctgctagcggtagatctgagcgtaaataataataataaataaataaataaaagagggGTGTGGGACATTATGAGtaggattatttatttaaagtcaATAGACTTTTTGATGATTGGTATTGGCGTGAAGACAAAGCGTGTAAGCCTTATTGGGCCTCCCTTCCTTTTTTACCCCCAATTCATTCTGTCCATTCCGGTGAAGACGcgttttcaaaataataataataataataataataataaaagttatttagaaaaaaaaaaactaaattaatgaattacaTAATGAgacaatttcaattatttcaagTTCTtacacaataataataattataaaagcaaaaataattcatctattaataatactttttatttctaaactttatattttcaagtgctttattattattttatttttttgaaattacaCTTTTACCATTGATTTTTTACTACTTTTATCCCTTGCTGTTATTTGTGTTGATtattgaatgaaataaaaagtaaataaaaaattaaaagaaaaagaaaaaaaaaaaatctgagaTTTATGGGTCTGCGGAATGGAACCCACCGTCGGTATGGGAAGGGACAAAGAAGTAGAAGCTTAATGGGCCACAAATGGCCCATCCATTACCTAACTTGTCACCTCATGCTATTGGGAGGGAACTTAATATTACACTTTTCTCCtcctaattttgttttttatttaaaatattattatttagaaaaattgaaatttcaaaatttttcacaataaaactataaaatgaaaagataattAAGGGTCTTAAAAAAACCGATCCCTAACTAGTATGtgattttggttgaattatgaacttattttaCGAACCAGATTTAATTGCTTCACAAGTTTCTTTAAAACAGTCTAATTAAAtcgaatttattataatttaaagtatacgttattttatttatttttttaattttttattatgattgATTCTCTAAAAacccttaaaaataattttttaaaactattttagaagataattatttaaaatatatatattaaaattgagtcgatttttttgttttttttttcatgccCAATTACTATGTGGGGGACACAATCATTTTCAGTCACCATCATTTTTCTTGGACAGTTTTATCATAGGTGGAGAATCATTATAGATCAAATCCTTAAAATTAAGGTTGAGATGTTCGGGCAAACTATTGCTTTAATTTTACACTTTAATATGACTATTCCTAGGATtccaaaggaaaaaaggaCATGTAATTATGTTTCTAATACAATATGTGTTGAGTGTTCaagattattgggagtgaatcCTAcggttggttaatttagttaatttagtggaagctgataatatcataccattagggagagttgtgttcagtTATTAGTAATAACTGGGTGCTGTGAATTGGCTGCAGAACCGATGTGTGAACATGATAGCTCACTTGTTCAATGCCCCATTGGGGGAATCTGAGACGGCGGTGGGAGTCGGAACTGTGGGATCGTCGGAGGCCATAATGTTGGCTGGTTTGGCTTTCAAGAGAAAGTGGCAGAACAAAATGAAGGCTGCAGGCAAGCCCTATGACAACCCCAACATCGTCACTGGAGCCAATGTCCAGGTATTTATGTAGTTAACAGTAATTGATTCCCATTTGGGTTATTGGGTTActgttttgttcttaaatttcGGCAATGATTTGCTCATATTGTGTTCGTCGTCCTAAACGTGAAGGTATGCTGGGAGAAATTCGCAAGGTACTTTGAGGTAGAACTGAAGGAAGTGAAATTGAGTGAAGGTTACTACGTGATGGATCCACAGAAAGCTGTGGAGTTGGTTGATGAGAACACCATCTGTGTTGCAGCCATTTTGGGTTCCACTCTCAATGGAGAATTCGAAGAtgtaaagctcttaaatgaTCTCTTAATCGAGAAGAACAAGGAAACTGGGTATGATTTCTTCtcgttttctctctttaattgaatataatgaaatgaaaccTGAAATCAAGCATGATTTTCACCAGatgggatacccctattcatGTTGATGCTGCGAGTGGAGGGTTTATTGCCCCATTCATTTACCCTGATCTAGAATGGGATTTTAGGCTGCCCCTTGTTAAGAGTATTAATGTGAGTGGCCATAAGTATGGGCTTGTTTATGCTGGAATTGGTTGGGCTATCTGGAGGAATAAGGAAGACTTGCCTGAAGAACTCATCTTCCATATCAACTATCTTGGAGCTGACCAACCCACTTTCACCCTTAATTTCTCCAAAGGTATGTACTGTGTGTTCTTGCAGATGCTCAATGGAGTCTGATTTTTGACTTTGATGCTGAATTTGAGTTTTGTTAACTGTAGGATCTAGCCAAGTTATTGCTCAGTATTATCAAATGATTCGCTTGGGTTATGAGGTGAGATTCTCGATGATTTATTTTCACGAATCTTGTTTTATCTGTTTGAGTCTTGAATTCTCGTTCGTTATATCGTTATATATTCATAGTAGATTGTGTTTTAGCTTCTAAACTTTGTCATTTGATAGCTCGATAGttattgttaggaatcacgattttctataatgatatgatattgtccactttaagcgtaagctctcgtggctctacttttggttttttcgAGAGGTTTCGTACcaaatagagatgtattccttacttataaaccctgATCATTCTCTTCCTTAGTTGACGTTGgacttcttccccttttcccaaaagacctcatacgaATGAAGTATTGTTAACCCATGATCAATATGGGACttcctctcaataatcctcccctcgaacaaagtacaccatagagccttcCCTGAGGTCTatgtagccctcgaacagtctccttttaattgagactcgactcctttctctagagccctcgaacaaagtacatcttttgttcgatacttaagtcacttttgactacacctttgatGCTAAcgacttctttgttcgacacttgaggattatATTCATATGGTTAAATTAAGGgaatgactctgataccatgttaggaaccacaaatttccacaatgatatgatattgttcagtttgagcataagctctcatggctttgcttttggtttttccctaaaggcctcgtaccaatggagatatattccttataagcccatgatcatctccttaattagtcatattccttataaattcatgatcatccccttaattagccaacgtgggactttctcccaacaatcctcaaccgtTATAAGCTATTATGCGTATATTAATCGCACGCCCGTTTAGGCATCTATTGATGAGATAAATGGACGAGATAAGCTTAGTCATAGACACTCATACACCCAAATCCCTCAATCTAACAAAGTAGGTACCATTTTTGTTCATCAGGGATACCAAAACGTGATGGAAAATTGCAGAGAGAACATGTTGGTTCTAAAGGAAGGACTCGAAAAAACGGGTCGTTTCAACATCGTGTCGAAGGACAATGGAGTCCCACTTGTGGCCTTCTCCTTGAAAGATAGCAGTCGTCATACAGAGTTTGAGGTGTCAGAAATGCTGAGGAGATTCGGTTGGATTGTGCCTGCCTACACCATGCCTCCAGATGCACAACACATAACAGTCCTAAGAGTTGTGATCCGAGAAGACTTTTCTCGCACACTTGCGGAGCGTCTAGTGGCAGATATTGAGAAAACGATGCACGAGCTCGACATCCTCCCGTCGAAGGCCGATATCAAGAACACAGTGGCAAAGAAGAGCGAACTCGAGACACAGAGGGAGATCACAACTGTTTGGAGGAAGTTTGTaatgaacaagaagaagactAATGGAGTATGTTAAGAGTTGAAAGCAAGGGATTATTATGTCTATGTGTGAAGTGAGAGCGGATGAGCTTTGTATTTGTGGAATGAAAATGTTTGTTTAGTGTTCTTGTTGTTAAAGATGTTGTTTCTATTCAGCATACCTCCACTTTTCAATTCAAGTGCAAACTTATCATCCTATTCCTTAAATCTATCTTTTGGTTGATTACTCTTGCATAGAATAAATATGTTTTCCCACCCGTCCTCGTGCTCGACTAGAGTCGATAATTGGCATAGTGCTTGCCAAAGAGTAGGTGATTCAAGACCTGTACCAACCTTAGTGATATAAATCGAGACCtagatttcaaatcttttgATCTTGAGACTCTAATTCAGAAAAGGTGATGAAGGAGGATTGTTACTTGTTCACTAAGAAACGCCAAATTTGTAGAAGAATTTGACGAAATGTTCCCTAAAAaagagatcccacatcgattgaagaggggaacgagtgtcagcgaggacgttagaTGCCGAAAgtgggtggattatgagatcccacatcggttgaataggagaacgaaatattcttttacaagagtgtagaaacctctccctaacagaccgGATTGAAAACCATATCACAATATTCTTTTacaagagtgtagaaacctctccctaacagaccgGATTGAAAATCATATCAACCGGTCTTTCATTTTGCAAATAAGACATTTTCTCTTGGCAAAATTTGTTAAACAATACcttatttccatttcttcccACTGCCTTTCTGTGAAATATATACACGAATCATTTCTAGATTATAACTCGATCCCCTTTTTTCTGGATCCATCTCACATCAATAACTCGATCCCTACCGTCTATAGATAGTTTTAGCCAGATTTCTTTTGAAGGTGATACCTGAATGCCAAGTGTGGCTCGTAATAATCTATCTTCGAGGGCATACGATGATTCTTTCACCATCTGAGAACGATATCTACTAACGATaaacttgaactgttacaggTAAGCAAAACGaactaaatattttgaaagaaacatTGAGCCATATTATTAGAAATAACAAAAACGTCTCTAAATACTCATTAGAATAGGCGAAATAGATTTAAGAATCAAGGCTTGGAGTTTggcaatggcaatggcaatggcTTCCCCTTCACCACAGTAACAGGACATGAAGCATTCTTCACAACGTAGCTGCTCACACTCCCAATCAATACCCTGCGTTTAATTAACCAAACATTTTGGTAACCCATTTCTcttattcaatttcaaagGGGATTGATCGATAAGAGTTTTAATTACCTCTTGATAGAGCCTAAACCCCTGCTACCAAGAACAAGCGAATCAAGCTTAAGATCCTCCACAGCCTCACACAATTTCTCCCTTGGATCGCCCCAATAAACCTTAGCCACAACTCTCACCTGCTTCGTTTTCAAACAAACCCATCATTAAGAACTAATAATCCCTTCgttcatcaaacaaaatcactgaaacaaaaacagagagaaacagagagaaacagagagaaacagagtgaAACAGAGACCCCTTTGGTTGAAGCCAATGAGTCAAGAACATCGAGAACTTCTGCATCATTTCTCAGTCCATACTGCTTCTCCAACTTAATCTCTCTGAATTCCTCAAGAGGAATCAAAGCTgcaaacaagaaacaaaggGTTTGTTAGAACAAGCGCATAGAAATTAAAGAGATTTGGAGAGggggggaaaagaaaagggtacGTGAGCCAGTGTGTTGGAAGAGGAGCTTTCTGGGAGTATCAGAATTAGGAGGCTcaacatggatcaagatcaaTTGATCTCCATGGGTAAGAAGGTTATGAGCAGCCCATTTTAAAGCTGATTTGCTTGTTGCAGAGTAATCCATGGCTACTCCAACTCGCCGATTGTGATCCTTCTCCATGTTTTCTGACATGTTTCGCTGCCAATAATGATATAATTTCTCTGTCTCTCGCTGTTCAAGTGTTCTGTTTGAAGGAGGAGCTTTGGGTTTTATAACAATGGAAGAAGGTTCTTGAAGCTGCTAGTTTAGTTTCTCTTTCGCAAGTGTTCCATACCGAAGAGGaatgtttgttcttttcttctccttttgtaTCTTTTTTCTACCTTAAATTATTGGTTTTTGTTCTAAAGTTCTTTGCATCTCTTTTATCCATAACTTTTAAGTTATATATGATACAACATAGTATTCTTATCATCATCAGTATATGAACAAAAACTATCCTTCAAAGAATACCTCGAAGAACGCAAGAGAATTCCGAGATGAGAAATATGGATAtcttaaaaggaaaagaggtTCCAACATAAAGAAACAGAGCAATCAAAGTCAATTTAATTCTAATACACAGCCACCATAGTTGCATGCCTAAGTCTGAGCATTCAACTGATGAGAAGTAGATTGGGAGAGAGATGATGAAAATACTATAAAATTCAAAGTGACAGAtacatcatttttcatgttttcttcccttttccaatAGAGAAAACtaaattgtgtttgttttctaaataaaaagataaagatgGGTGAGTTGAGTATTGAATACAGTGGAGTTCTTTCTTCTATTTCCAGGAACCACCCAATCTGATCACCTCTTCACCGCTACTATCCCTTCTGTTAATTCTTTCTTTGCTTGAatcccctcctcctcctttctGCTCGCTCACATCACCATACATATCTTTTAGTTTTGCCAGATTGCTCGATATGATCGACATCTTCTCTGAGGTTCTGCCCCTTGCAGGACTTGGCTCTCGTTCGTGATGGCCATGGGCATGGGCATTCACTCCTGTTTGTAGACTTCGACTTCTGCTCCTGCTTCTACTTCGGCTACGACTCCTTCGGTAATGTCTTGTACCACCATCACGGCTACTTCTTTCGAAGTCCCTTCTACTACCATCTCTATCAGTATAATGAGTCCTTCGATCATAATCATAACTTCGTTCTCTGTCTCGTTCCCTATCCCTggctttctctctttctctctctctttctcggTCCCTCTCCCGATCTCTATACTTTTCTCTGTCCCGATCATGTTCTCGCTCTCGGTCTCTATCCCTTCCCCTGTCCCTGTCCCTGTCATATTCTCTGTCCCTGCTCCTTTCCCTGTCATAATCTCTATCCCTGCTTCTCTCCCTGTCATAATCTCTATCCCTgctcctctccctagtatCTGGATGTTCACGACTTTGGCTACGGCGACTGCTTGGAGATCTTCGTAGATCATCGCTGTTATCTCTGTCGATAGCTGATGTTGGTAGCGTACGACGAACTGGAGATGAGTCCCTAGTTGAGGCACGATGTGGTGCTCGTTGTCCAAAGGAGACTGAAAGTGAAGCTTTTACAGAAGGTGGTCGCCGTGCAGTGTCTTCAGACCCCAATCGATGGGTTTCCCCTGTCACGCCTGAATGTTTGCTTGGAAGCTTCAACTTTTCGAGATTAGCTACAACTTGTCGCAAGACAGGAACTGGAATACGAGGGAAAAGAGTATCGAAGTAGTACTGCAATTGGCAAACAAAATGTGAGCACTTTCAGCTACAAAGACGAgggatttaaaaataacaatacaTCTAAATTCAAGTATTTTTAAGAAGCTACGAAAGATATGAGGTTAATATGTTCCAGTTAGAACATGTGAAAATAATGATCATTCAGCCGTGTAGGCAACACAACAGAATCACATAAACACCGCCAGATAACATAGAAACACAATTTTTGCCACAACGAATCACAATTTCTTCCATTTAAAAGCTGAAAGGACATACAAAATAAAAGCTTAAAGATCATCTACTCAATTACCCAATTTAGTGAAGTCATTAATCACACTTTTAGATAACAACAATGTGATAAAATCAACAGCTtggtttcatattttattttattcatcttATACACTTCATTCATCTATTTCCATCATatactacaaaaataaaaaaattgaatccaAACAATGATTGATCTAAATATGTCAAGACCAttcctaaaaaaattcattcatGATCTGAAATTCGAAATATTTCGAGGAAAATTAATAGTTAGAAACTTAAGCCAAAACTTTTCTTTCCACATCACGATTAAGAAGGTTCATGAAGGGGCAAATCTCTGAAAGGTATCGCTTTAGACATGTAAAAGCTAACACATTTCGTAAAGGACTTCCTCTAATCTACCTACAAGGTGCATAAGTGggaaataaaactaaaagaaaaggttataTAAGGAGAGTCAAGAAAATATTGGATGCATTAGAAANACTCTAGTATACTGTATATATAAATCTTAACAATGTCTTCCAACCATGAATCGACAATGCAGTGCTCCCATTAGTTAAACACTAGAGAAATGCCAACAGCAACTCCATATACACACAAATTTATCATGTATGtgacacaaagaaaaaagaaagacataaCCAAGAATCATGATATCTAAAGGGGAAATGTTGGTATATAACCTGACCTGTCCAAGGAGCAAATCACGCACATAAACACCCATTGTAGTCATTCGTCCATGGGATCCTGGTGAAAATTCCTGGAACACATCAAGTCTGTTAGTTCCAATTCTGCTTTTTGTAGCTTTAGGTTACTATTTAAAtccattaaaaatgaaaacatgaaaacaaaacattatggATTTGTAAGGAAGAAAATTGTTTTCCTGTTATTTGAGGAAGGGGAAAAGGAGAGTACAAACAGCAAATGGACCGACCAAAAACCCTCCAAAAGTACAAAAAACATGCCACAGAAAGCTGCATGTATCTGGAAAGGGGAAGTTCAAGAGCACCTCCTCAATCATAAAGTTGCGCAGTCTTTGCTACGAGCCAAAGCGATCCCAAACGACCATAAACACCAACTCCAAAGGGAATAAGCAAAATAGAAAGTTCACAAAAAATGTTGAGGATCTTCCTCTTACCACCTATGGAGAACGCACCATTGCTGGCAAAACACAAAGGAAAGATGTCTCTAAATATAGACTTAGATGTTCACTCTCCCATGCAAAATGTACCAAGAAAAGAACTTAAACCTTTATAGATATCATAACCATCCAGCCCATTCAAAACTTGCTAAGCAAAGGACTTCAGAAGGAACCAAGAAATATGGAAAAGCAATTAACAAGAGAAACTCCAATAGAGGTTAAAGACCAAAACCAGAAACTCCCTTCTCCCAGGACGGACTAGCTAATTAGGaatgagagaaagaagggTAACCACATCCAACATCACTCAACCACTTAGGGGACGCCGAAATCCAAAGTAACAAGGTGGAAATACTAGGGGAAGGCAGTAAGGAGGCCACCAAATGCAACCTTATCTGACAGATGATGAGGCAGTGAAACCAATGTTTTAAAGGTGGCATTGGAGCTTTCCAGGCTAAAAGTTAAGCTTCCCTTAAGGCGAGCTTCAATGCAAGCTAGGTTTTCGGTCATTCCcaattaagaattttataaACGGGGAGACCAAATGAAAACTCAAAGCATTAGCAGTTCACAAAATTTTTCGTAAACTAATTCCCACGTTCAGACCGGCTCGAAGAATACAAACTATTCTTGATCActatatgtaacgacccagatccaccgctagcagatattgtcctctttgggttttccctttcggacttcccctcaaggctttaaaacgcgtctgctaggggaaggtttccacacccttataaagggtgatttgttctcctccccaaccaatgtgggacatcacaatccaccccccttcagggcccagcgtcctcgctggcactcgttcctttatccaatcgatgtgggaccgccctcaaatccacccccctttggggcccaacgtccttactggcacaccgcctcgtgtctaccccccttcggggaacagtgagaaggtcggcacatcgtccgatggctggctctgataccatttgtaacgacccagatccaccgctagcagatattgtcctttttggattttccctttcggacttcccctcaaggctttaaaacgcgtctgctaggggaaggtttccacacccttataaagagtgatttgttctcctccccaaccaatgtgggacatcacactaTAGATGTATACCATAAAAGTATATGGTTCATTAAAAACACCACAATCATTTCAAGAACAAAGCCTCATCACTAATTCTATTGCCTAAACCTCCCATCACCACTACCTTTGAAGCTTCCTCCCACCTAACCAAGTGGGGTCCACCATCCTCATTAATTCCTTCTCATAATAAATTCCTCAATAATCTATCAATGTTTTCACACCAAAATAGAAATTCCAAACACtaggggggaaaaaaaagaaaaaagaagtattTGGGGAACCCATACAATACCAACTAGATAAGGGTAAGGCTTCCTCCCTGAGAAAAGAGCCTTTTTCCAAGAAAATAGTCTTTTCTGGACTTTTTCCACCACAAGGTTCCAGAAAGACAACCTCCTTGGGTTACCACCTAAGGGAAGCCCTAGATAAGAACAGGATAATTGGCTAACATCACAACTCACTTAGGAAGCCCAAGAGGTCGACTTAGAGAAATCACAATTTTAACCAACGATGGAACTCTCTCCTATTTGCCTCTAGTCACTTAGATTGGTAAAGGAGCTTCCTTTCTTGAACAAAACAAACGAGGGTGCATCATAGGTGATGTAAAGATGCAAAAGAAGGAAACTCTTTGATGCCACCTTAAAACCCTCGACCACTTTCTTTTCCAAAGAGAGACAATAACTACCTCATAATAGCAACAAGAAGAATGAGCAGAGAAGGCGAGAGGGATCACTTTACTTGAGACCTCTAGAGGCAAAAATCTTACCTCTCGGTCACCCATAAATTCACCAATCCTTTGCAGTTTCAAATGCACTCTCCATTTgcaacaaaacatttttatcgaaaaacttttttttttttttttataaaaaaaatcccaatcAACATGATCAAAGGCTTTCTCAAAATCAATCTTGAAAATCACACCATTCTTTCACTTCCTATAGTATTCATGGCTTCATGAACAAACAACATTGGACCTAAGATTTGCCAGCCTGCAATAAATGATCCTTAGGCATTGGAAATAGTAATAGGAAGCACTTCCCTAAATCAATCTGCCAAAGTTTTAGCAGTGATGTTTTATAGACATGTCACAAGTAATTGCTATGAAAGCTTTAATACTAGTTTTGACTTTCATTGGATCATAACCTATAGTGCGAGTAGTCATTGGAAGTCATTTGCATATCCCTAAAAGAAGCTTTTGTGATCTCATCTACTCCagcttcaagaaaaaaaaaatacatttttctcttccatgtcataataatctcaaacataatgaaaaatgaaataaaaagcaTGTATTGGGTACCACAccttatctttcttttttacttcaaaaaagTGATCCCCTTGAATAACTAATAAGGTATAGGACTCTCGTTATCTGTTTTCACTTCCACTTGTGAAGGAACAAGAGCCGGAATTCAACTAGGGTGAGTGTTGTTTTCTATGGAAGTGAAGTGATGGCTTTGAACCGATATCAAATGGCCTTGCCCctctttttaacaaaaaaaaaaaaaaaaaaaaaaaaaaaaaaaaaaaaaaaaaaaaaaaaaaNAAAtacatttttctcttccatgtcataataatctcaaacataatgaaaaatgaaataaaaagcaTGTATTGGGTACCACAccttatctttcttttttacttcaaaaaagTGATCCCCTTGAATAACTAATAAGGTATAGGACTCTCGTTATCTGTTTTCACTTCCACTTGTGAAGGAACAAGAGCCGGAATTCAACTAGGGTGAGTGTTGTTTTCTATGGAAGTGAAGTGATGGCTTTGAACCGATATCAAATGGCCTTGCCcctcttttaaaaaaaaaaaaaaaaaaaaaaacaaaactttccaTTGGATATGAAGGGAGATTAATGCTCAAAGGATAGAAACTCCAAAAAGGagtgaaagaacaaaaacaaaggaaaatacATAGGAGAATACCTCGATGAGAAAGGAAGTAATAACTTAGAAATAAAGCTCAGATAGACTATAAGagctacaaaaacaaaactaactAGCCATGAAAAAAGCTGGCTTCAGAAggcttttaaaaaagattccACTACTCAACCCTTCCAACACCAAATGCCAGAGATAATAATCTAAGCCTTATAAACGGAGACATAAATCAAACCTAGGCATAAGCTTTCTTTATCAACAGCATAGCACCATTGAACTCTGCGgacaaaatattattcaagAAGATAAACACTGACTTCATATAAAGATCTGACAGGAGAGCAATCACATAAGAACTTGCTTTCAGTTGAAGCTCAAATCCGATaaagaacttcaaaaaaattggattcCACTTATTATTAAAGATACCCCATCTCTTTCCTCAATAAAGAGGAAAACCCTTCGAAGTCCAGACAAGATTAATCAAATTGAAGGGATCATTGAACTCTTAAGATAATTAACTATATGATAATTAAAGAGGACAGCAGTATTACTCATTAATGATCTTGACATGCAAGGTCAAAAATTACCGGCAATAATAAAGGCCACCAGTAATGAGGACTTTGGGTTTCCAAACAAAAGACCAACTGGTGGCTGATTAGGCATTAtgcaacaacaaaaatgaaaacccCATAAAAGACTTCTCATCCACCAAGAGAAGGCAAGTATCTTCAGCGGTTGGCCATTTATTGCACTTATCAAGCAAAGCAATTCATAACCGACAAAATAAATGCCACAAATAAATTTCAGCCAAAGAAGAAACGCTGGAAATACATTCTTCATGCATGAGGAACCCCAAACCACCTTTTTTAGACTTAtactagaaagaaaaaaatttccaGATAAGAAAAGGTTAAACTTCATTCAAACAGCACTAACCCAGCCAAGACAGCCT
This window encodes:
- the LOC111808603 gene encoding glutamate decarboxylase 1; the protein is MVLSKTVSQTDVSVHSTFASRYVRTSLPRFKMPENSIPKDAAFQIINDELMLDGNPRLNLASFVTTWMEPECDKLIMAAINKNYVDMDEYPVTTELQNRCVNMIAHLFNAPLGESETAVGVGTVGSSEAIMLAGLAFKRKWQNKMKAAGKPYDNPNIVTGANVQVCWEKFARYFEVELKEVKLSEGYYVMDPQKAVELVDENTICVAAILGSTLNGEFEDVKLLNDLLIEKNKETGWDTPIHVDAASGGFIAPFIYPDLEWDFRLPLVKSINVSGHKYGLVYAGIGWAIWRNKEDLPEELIFHINYLGADQPTFTLNFSKGSSQVIAQYYQMIRLGYEGYQNVMENCRENMLVLKEGLEKTGRFNIVSKDNGVPLVAFSLKDSSRHTEFEVSEMLRRFGWIVPAYTMPPDAQHITVLRVVIREDFSRTLAERLVADIEKTMHELDILPSKADIKNTVAKKSELETQREITTVWRKFVMNKKKTNGVC
- the LOC111809118 gene encoding universal stress protein A-like protein — translated: MSENMEKDHNRRVGVAMDYSATSKSALKWAAHNLLTHGDQLILIHVEPPNSDTPRKLLFQHTGSPLIPLEEFREIKLEKQYGLRNDAEVLDVLDSLASTKGVRVVAKVYWGDPREKLCEAVEDLKLDSLVLGSRGLGSIKRVLIGSVSSYVVKNASCPVTVVKGKPLPLPLPNSKP
- the LOC111808526 gene encoding pre-mRNA splicing factor SR-like 1 encodes the protein MEIKTCGKPIDSLLEKVLCMNILSSDYFKELYRLKTYHEVVDEIYNQVDHVEPWMTGNCRGPSTAFCLLYKFFTMKLTVKQMHGLLKHEDSPYIRAIGFLYLRYVADPKTLWNWVEPYVKDEEEFSPGSHGRMTTMGVYVRDLLLGQYYFDTLFPRIPVPVLRQVVANLEKLKLPSKHSGVTGETHRLGSEDTARRPPSVKASLSVSFGQRAPHRASTRDSSPVRRTLPTSAIDRDNSDDLRRSPSSRRSQSREHPDTRERSRDRDYDRERSRDRDYDRERSRDREYDRDRDRGRDRDREREHDRDREKYRDRERDREREREREKARDRERDRERSYDYDRRTHYTDRDGSRRDFERSSRDGGTRHYRRSRSRSRSRSRSRSLQTGVNAHAHGHHEREPSPARGRTSEKMSIISSNLAKLKDMYGDVSEQKGGGGDSSKERINRRDSSGEEVIRLGGSWK